A single window of Longimicrobium sp. DNA harbors:
- a CDS encoding NYN domain-containing protein — MDTTPFPRPFKPSVEIFVDGPNFNLAQRYEGIPFRIDLNLLATRLSRGYHFVKLRYYTSPLPDQHSHSYRAQQRFFAQVSRSSRIELVLGRHEPRIDRETGRRYHVEKETDVNLAVDMVVGAYRDRYDVAMLVAGDSDYVRAAEALKDRGKQLVWCPLPAQRRVDQLARLADGTRELDLKFLRTCALPQR; from the coding sequence TTGGATACCACGCCTTTCCCGAGGCCCTTCAAGCCATCCGTAGAGATCTTCGTAGACGGGCCAAACTTCAACCTGGCGCAACGGTACGAAGGCATTCCGTTCCGTATCGACCTGAACCTGCTCGCTACGCGGCTCAGCCGAGGTTATCACTTCGTCAAGCTGCGGTACTACACGTCGCCGCTCCCCGATCAGCACAGCCACAGCTACCGCGCGCAGCAGCGGTTCTTCGCGCAGGTCTCCCGCAGCAGCCGCATCGAGCTGGTGCTGGGGCGCCACGAGCCGCGCATCGACCGGGAAACCGGCCGCAGGTACCACGTCGAGAAGGAAACGGACGTGAACCTCGCCGTCGACATGGTCGTCGGCGCCTACCGCGACCGCTACGACGTGGCGATGCTGGTGGCGGGCGACAGCGACTACGTCCGCGCAGCCGAAGCGCTGAAGGATCGCGGCAAGCAGCTGGTGTGGTGCCCGCTTCCGGCACAACGAAGAGTCGACCAGCTGGCAAGGCTGGCCGACGGAACGCGGGAGCTCGATCTCAAGTTCCTGCGGACCTGCGCACTGCCGCAGCGGTAG
- a CDS encoding tetratricopeptide repeat protein: MSRPSSPPHLLVERALALVPDSEEFLPLSDAVIGSSRLDREKVWARSGAYATLGKRVVDPARLAEMIPALAERSRQRLEELYTHVLEAIRHQQEGDLAAAAAALIRAGEAEEADRRLEKAEKIYGLALEISRDLREKTPQIVALRRLGRTARAAGRPDEAWEWYEQSHALAVDQMDAAAQAIACQGMGNLCDDRGERERARDWYERGLAIARGLGDPALEWPFYTNLSVISIKHGELADAEALLARARERIEATGADDAMPFYLNNRGLLLTEHGDLPGAEAVLREALARRLEPRWEMTVRTNLGDVLLRQGRLFEAQEEARRAEELAIVDRLIEDCVDVYLLLGGIARARADEEGFVFYEQALSVCQERGLPRKQEAAVLHGYGLLHAACGRPSEARAYLEAAREIYDAVGFLPELARVDADLATLERAVAA; encoded by the coding sequence GTGAGCAGGCCGTCGTCGCCGCCGCACCTGCTGGTGGAGCGCGCGCTCGCGCTGGTCCCCGACTCGGAAGAGTTCCTGCCGCTCAGCGACGCCGTCATCGGCTCGTCGCGGCTGGACCGCGAGAAGGTGTGGGCCCGCTCGGGCGCGTACGCCACGCTGGGCAAGCGCGTGGTGGACCCGGCGCGGCTGGCGGAGATGATCCCCGCGCTGGCCGAGCGCTCGCGCCAGCGGCTGGAGGAGCTGTACACGCACGTCCTCGAGGCCATCCGCCACCAGCAGGAGGGCGATCTGGCCGCCGCCGCCGCCGCGCTGATCCGCGCGGGCGAGGCCGAGGAAGCCGACCGGCGGCTGGAGAAGGCGGAGAAGATCTACGGCCTGGCGCTGGAGATCTCGCGCGACCTGCGCGAGAAGACGCCGCAGATCGTGGCGCTGCGCCGATTGGGCCGCACCGCGCGCGCCGCCGGGCGGCCGGACGAGGCGTGGGAGTGGTACGAGCAGAGCCACGCGCTGGCCGTCGACCAGATGGACGCCGCCGCGCAGGCCATCGCCTGCCAGGGGATGGGCAACCTCTGCGACGACCGCGGCGAGCGCGAGCGGGCGCGCGACTGGTACGAGCGCGGGCTGGCCATCGCCCGCGGGCTGGGCGATCCCGCGCTGGAATGGCCGTTCTACACCAACCTCTCCGTCATCTCCATCAAGCACGGCGAGCTGGCCGACGCCGAGGCGCTGCTGGCCCGCGCCCGCGAGCGCATCGAGGCCACCGGCGCCGACGACGCCATGCCCTTCTACCTGAACAACCGCGGTCTCCTGCTCACCGAGCACGGCGACCTGCCGGGCGCCGAGGCGGTGCTGCGCGAGGCGCTGGCGCGCAGGCTGGAGCCGCGCTGGGAGATGACGGTGCGCACCAACCTGGGCGACGTGCTGCTGCGGCAGGGGCGTCTGTTCGAGGCGCAGGAAGAGGCGCGCCGCGCCGAGGAGCTGGCGATCGTGGACCGGCTGATCGAGGACTGTGTGGACGTGTACCTGCTGCTGGGCGGGATCGCGCGGGCCAGGGCCGACGAGGAAGGGTTCGTGTTCTACGAGCAGGCGCTCAGCGTCTGCCAGGAGCGCGGCCTTCCGCGCAAGCAGGAGGCGGCGGTGCTGCACGGCTACGGCCTGCTGCACGCCGCCTGCGGCCGCCCGTCCGAGGCCCGCGCCTACCTCGAGGCCGCCCGCGAGATCTACGACGCCGTAGGCTTCCTCCCCGAGCTCGCCCGCGTCGATGCGGACCTGGCCACGCTGGAGCGGGCGGTCGCTGCATGA
- a CDS encoding GxxExxY protein — translation MLTYLRLLGLPVGLLINFGSATMKDGLQRVVNSHVPGPGSLLRIDQMVG, via the coding sequence GTGCTGACCTATCTCCGTCTCCTCGGACTCCCGGTAGGCCTGCTGATCAACTTCGGGTCGGCGACGATGAAGGACGGTCTGCAGCGGGTGGTGAATTCCCATGTCCCTGGTCCCGGCTCCCTGCTGCGGATCGACCAGATGGTAGGCTGA
- a CDS encoding sigma-54 dependent transcriptional regulator: MPRPAVLVIEPAAAAAEAVREAVAGRAEVRAAATLGDGLEQLRGGSWAALVLSLDLPAADLALVRRIAESGVPTGSMVLLASRPTMQMMVEASRLGVLGVFASPPDPRELGAALREVFQAEDVIPITPADVGDGDDEAAIGASPAMLEVFRMVGRVAGSPATVLILGESGTGKELVARAIHRNSGRAAGPFVALNCAAIPENLLESELFGHEKGAFTGAIARKVGRFERASGGTLLLDEIGDMSLALQAKILRALQEREIERVGGEDRIPVDVRVVAATNKNLRAAITDGTFREDLYFRLAVVTLQLPRLVERGGDLDLLVRHFVALNAARYGREIRGIARSVMERLHEHAWPGNIRELRNVLERAVLMAHGTVLLPEHLPLDQLSPPAPEEDGTGAPLAGYAPGLHLADVERLHIREVLKLVQGHLGKASDVLGVHRNTLTRKIREYGLE, translated from the coding sequence ATGCCGCGTCCCGCCGTCCTGGTCATCGAGCCCGCCGCCGCCGCGGCCGAAGCCGTCCGCGAGGCGGTCGCCGGCCGCGCCGAGGTGCGCGCCGCGGCCACCCTGGGCGACGGGCTGGAGCAACTCCGAGGCGGGAGCTGGGCCGCGCTCGTCCTCTCGCTCGACCTTCCCGCCGCGGACCTCGCGCTCGTCCGCCGCATCGCCGAGTCCGGCGTCCCCACGGGGTCGATGGTCCTGCTCGCGTCGCGCCCCACCATGCAGATGATGGTCGAGGCGTCGCGCCTCGGCGTGCTGGGCGTCTTCGCCTCGCCGCCGGACCCGCGAGAGCTGGGCGCGGCGCTGCGCGAGGTGTTCCAGGCCGAGGACGTCATCCCCATCACCCCCGCCGACGTGGGCGACGGCGACGACGAGGCGGCCATCGGCGCCAGCCCGGCCATGCTCGAGGTCTTCCGCATGGTGGGCCGCGTGGCCGGCTCCCCCGCCACGGTGCTCATCCTGGGCGAGTCGGGAACGGGAAAGGAGCTGGTCGCGCGCGCCATCCACCGCAACAGCGGGCGCGCGGCGGGGCCGTTCGTGGCCCTCAACTGCGCCGCCATCCCCGAGAACCTGCTGGAGAGCGAGCTGTTCGGCCACGAGAAGGGGGCGTTCACCGGCGCCATCGCCCGCAAGGTGGGCCGCTTCGAGCGCGCCAGCGGCGGCACGCTGCTGCTGGACGAGATCGGCGACATGTCGCTGGCGCTGCAGGCCAAGATCCTCCGCGCGCTGCAGGAGCGCGAGATCGAGCGCGTGGGCGGCGAGGACCGCATCCCCGTGGACGTGCGCGTGGTCGCGGCCACCAACAAGAACCTGCGTGCCGCCATCACCGACGGCACCTTCCGCGAGGACCTGTACTTCCGCCTGGCCGTGGTCACCCTGCAGCTGCCGCGGCTGGTGGAGCGCGGCGGAGACCTGGACCTTCTCGTCCGCCACTTCGTCGCGCTGAACGCCGCGCGCTACGGGCGCGAGATCCGCGGCATCGCCCGCAGCGTGATGGAGCGGCTGCACGAGCACGCCTGGCCGGGCAACATCCGCGAGCTGCGCAACGTGCTGGAGCGAGCCGTCCTCATGGCGCACGGCACCGTCCTCCTCCCCGAGCACCTTCCCCTCGACCAGCTCAGCCCCCCCGCGCCCGAGGAAGACGGCACCGGCGCCCCGCTCGCCGGCTACGCCCCCGGCCTCCACCTGGCCGACGTGGAGCGCCTGCACATCCGCGAGGTGCTGAAGCTGGTGCAGGGCCACCTCGGCAAGGCCTCCGACGTCCTGGGCGTCCACCGCAACACCCTCACCCGCAAGATCCGCGAGTACGGCCTGGAGTGA
- the tnpA gene encoding IS200/IS605 family transposase gives MSDAWTQLYLHLVWTTWKRAPLLVEPLRSEVYHLIQADCTRLRADVLAIGGIEDHVHLLVRVPPTLAPAMLVKQVKGSSAHAMNHAHGFYRTFRWQSGYGAFSVSKRHVPIITEYILNQEEHHREQRLWPLLEPPPAQPAEAKRPA, from the coding sequence ATGAGCGACGCGTGGACGCAGTTGTATCTGCATCTCGTGTGGACGACATGGAAGCGCGCGCCGCTTCTGGTGGAGCCGCTCCGGTCGGAGGTGTATCACCTGATCCAGGCGGACTGCACGCGGCTGCGGGCCGATGTGCTGGCGATCGGGGGGATCGAGGATCATGTGCATCTCCTTGTCCGGGTGCCGCCCACGCTCGCTCCCGCGATGCTGGTGAAGCAGGTGAAGGGCTCATCGGCGCACGCGATGAACCATGCGCACGGGTTCTATCGGACCTTCCGCTGGCAGAGTGGCTACGGCGCCTTCAGCGTGTCGAAGCGCCATGTCCCGATCATCACCGAGTACATCCTCAACCAGGAAGAGCATCACCGCGAGCAGCGCCTCTGGCCGCTCCTCGAGCCTCCCCCGGCCCAACCAGCGGAAGCAAAACGGCCGGCTTAG
- a CDS encoding S8 family serine peptidase, translated as MQRTLLLSLAALALAACNDAQPTAVAPAGPARLATVASGPKIDAKLASALAVAAPAQQLVAIVNFDPAKTSKLAIANQVMRLGAGVMTFRNLSMLVTLGTPAQIQAMAGLGGVQSIYANRAVPTLLRESTQSLRADMAWNGGITGKGVGIAILDSGINGLNSDVAYPTKTVANVKFTLNFAYLTDDTTSLPRPGGELAVENLPNTDNTGGHGTHVAGIAAGNGGTSFGAYRGVAPGASLIGLSAGETLEIVYASVLQAVDWMIDHRVKYNIKVVNNSWGGTGDFDPTDPVIEAMKSVHDAGITVVFAAGNDGPAANTMNYLSVAPWVISVAAGCKLFVLDPTNSASQCVDATGRAPVLAGFSSRGVAGDPLLHPDVTAPGVRIVSARSSTGVVAPLGITSDLNACNIGFQNLDDFTCMSGTSMAAPHIAGVVALMQEAAGGRLTPDQVETILENTARPQPGYALWEQGTGYADAYAAVQAARAYR; from the coding sequence ATGCAGCGGACTCTCCTTCTTTCCCTGGCCGCGCTGGCGCTGGCGGCATGCAACGATGCGCAGCCCACGGCGGTCGCCCCGGCCGGACCCGCCCGGCTGGCGACGGTCGCCAGCGGGCCGAAGATCGACGCGAAGCTGGCGAGCGCGCTGGCCGTGGCGGCGCCCGCGCAGCAGCTGGTCGCCATCGTGAACTTCGATCCGGCCAAGACCTCGAAGCTCGCCATCGCCAACCAGGTGATGCGCCTCGGCGCCGGGGTGATGACCTTCCGCAACCTGTCGATGCTCGTTACCCTCGGCACCCCCGCGCAGATCCAGGCGATGGCGGGGCTCGGCGGCGTGCAGAGCATCTACGCCAACCGCGCCGTTCCCACCCTCCTGCGCGAGAGCACGCAGTCGCTTCGCGCCGACATGGCGTGGAACGGCGGCATCACGGGGAAGGGCGTGGGCATCGCCATCCTCGACAGCGGCATCAACGGGCTGAACTCCGACGTCGCGTATCCGACGAAGACCGTCGCCAACGTGAAGTTCACGCTGAACTTCGCCTACCTGACGGACGATACGACCAGCCTTCCGCGCCCCGGCGGCGAGCTGGCGGTGGAGAACCTTCCCAACACCGACAACACCGGCGGGCACGGCACGCACGTGGCCGGCATCGCGGCGGGGAACGGCGGCACCAGCTTCGGCGCGTACCGCGGCGTGGCCCCGGGCGCCAGCCTCATCGGCCTGAGCGCGGGCGAGACGCTGGAGATCGTGTACGCCTCGGTGCTGCAGGCGGTGGACTGGATGATCGACCACCGCGTGAAGTACAACATCAAGGTGGTGAACAACTCCTGGGGCGGCACCGGCGACTTCGATCCCACCGACCCGGTGATCGAGGCCATGAAGTCGGTGCACGACGCCGGCATCACCGTGGTCTTCGCCGCGGGGAACGACGGGCCGGCGGCCAACACCATGAACTACCTGAGCGTGGCGCCGTGGGTGATCAGCGTGGCCGCCGGGTGCAAGCTGTTCGTGCTCGACCCCACCAACTCCGCGTCGCAGTGTGTGGACGCCACGGGCCGCGCGCCGGTGCTGGCGGGCTTCTCGTCGCGCGGCGTGGCGGGCGACCCGCTGCTGCACCCCGACGTGACCGCGCCGGGCGTGCGCATCGTGTCGGCGCGCTCGTCGACCGGCGTGGTGGCGCCGCTGGGCATCACCAGCGACCTGAACGCCTGCAACATCGGCTTCCAGAACCTCGACGACTTCACCTGCATGTCGGGCACGTCGATGGCCGCGCCGCACATCGCCGGCGTGGTGGCGCTGATGCAGGAGGCCGCGGGCGGCAGGCTCACGCCCGACCAGGTGGAAACGATCCTGGAGAACACCGCCCGCCCGCAGCCCGGCTACGCTCTCTGGGAGCAGGGCACCGGCTACGCGGACGCCTACGCGGCGGTGCAGGCCGCCCGGGCGTACCGGTGA
- a CDS encoding S8 family serine peptidase, producing MKRWLALAAVAALAAGCNDPQPLGPDRAPNTLHRVTLAPGVDVDPVLTSALALAGPLDQLEVLVTYDSLASGDAVASAVRATGAGIIRFKHLPIVAAVANPAQITRISAVPGVVSLYSNKQLKWFLAESVPSIRANLARVAGYTGKGIGVAILDSGIDGLFNPDVHYPEHVVQNVKVLGSMKDLVTQDETLPAVGANLFVENVPNTDLTGGHGTHVAGIVGGSGASSAGKYTGVAPGANLVGISTGETIVVFWALAGFDWLIDNAAKYNIKVVNNSWGSSGTFDPNDPTNVATKAVYKAGIAVVFAAGNDGPGENTLNPYSVAPWVISVAAGCKTVSPDPTNSASLCAGGTSMLADFSSRGIRNDPLYHPDITAPGANIVSARASTGTPMNALNAPSDALDCAIPTTFVPYYTCMSGTSMATPHVVGTIALMQEAARGRLTPDQVYRAITKSARTMPYYGEWEAGAGYLDAYSAVMSVRR from the coding sequence ATGAAACGCTGGCTCGCGCTCGCGGCGGTTGCCGCACTGGCCGCGGGGTGCAACGACCCACAGCCGCTGGGGCCGGACCGCGCCCCCAACACCCTGCACCGCGTCACCCTCGCCCCGGGCGTGGACGTGGACCCGGTGCTCACCTCGGCGCTCGCGCTGGCCGGGCCGCTGGACCAGCTCGAGGTGCTGGTGACGTACGACAGCCTCGCGAGCGGCGACGCCGTCGCCAGCGCCGTACGGGCCACCGGCGCGGGGATCATCCGCTTCAAGCACCTCCCGATCGTGGCGGCCGTGGCCAACCCCGCGCAGATCACTCGCATCTCCGCGGTGCCGGGCGTGGTCTCGCTCTACTCGAACAAGCAGCTGAAGTGGTTCCTGGCCGAGAGCGTCCCCAGCATCCGCGCCAACCTGGCGCGCGTGGCCGGCTACACGGGGAAGGGGATCGGCGTGGCCATTCTCGACAGCGGCATCGACGGGCTGTTCAACCCCGACGTGCACTATCCCGAGCACGTCGTGCAGAACGTGAAGGTGCTGGGAAGCATGAAGGACCTGGTGACGCAGGACGAGACGCTTCCCGCCGTCGGGGCGAACCTGTTCGTGGAGAACGTCCCCAACACCGACCTCACCGGCGGGCACGGGACGCACGTGGCGGGAATCGTGGGCGGCTCGGGCGCGTCGTCGGCCGGCAAGTACACGGGCGTGGCGCCGGGCGCGAACCTGGTGGGCATCAGCACCGGCGAGACGATCGTGGTGTTCTGGGCGCTGGCCGGCTTCGACTGGCTGATCGACAACGCCGCGAAGTACAACATCAAGGTGGTCAACAACTCGTGGGGCTCGAGCGGAACGTTCGATCCGAACGACCCCACCAACGTGGCCACGAAGGCGGTCTACAAGGCGGGTATCGCGGTGGTGTTCGCCGCGGGGAACGACGGGCCGGGGGAGAACACGCTGAATCCGTACAGCGTTGCTCCGTGGGTGATCAGCGTGGCCGCAGGGTGCAAGACGGTCTCCCCCGACCCCACCAACTCCGCCTCGCTCTGCGCGGGCGGGACCTCGATGCTGGCCGACTTCTCGTCGCGCGGCATCCGCAACGATCCGCTGTACCATCCGGACATCACCGCGCCGGGCGCCAACATCGTGTCGGCCCGCGCCAGCACGGGCACGCCCATGAACGCGCTGAACGCGCCCAGCGACGCGCTGGACTGCGCCATCCCCACCACGTTCGTGCCGTACTACACGTGCATGAGCGGGACGTCGATGGCCACGCCGCACGTGGTCGGCACCATCGCGCTGATGCAGGAGGCCGCGCGCGGCAGGCTCACTCCCGACCAGGTCTACCGCGCGATCACGAAGAGCGCCCGCACGATGCCGTACTACGGCGAGTGGGAGGCGGGCGCCGGCTACCTGGACGCCTACTCGGCGGTGATGTCAGTGCGGCGGTAG